The following proteins are co-located in the Neisseria sp. Marseille-Q6792 genome:
- the recO gene encoding DNA repair protein RecO, protein MSEYRVNHEPVFMLASSPWRESSLWVEAFSRRYGRVALLARSARKRQSELRGVLVPFVPVSVSWYGSQELKTLHRAEWVGGWRQPQGRALFGGLYVNELVLKLTAREDPMPELYDALAEVMKAVCCEADHVADLRRFEWKLLTALGVAPDLHTDGEGREIQSSARYCIRPEEAVMPVGRECVLPSETVIIADGQSLIDLQTGSFGSAQSLQDALKITRLLTGSLLPEGVKSRQVLEQIRQFDRRAT, encoded by the coding sequence ATGTCCGAATACCGAGTCAATCACGAACCCGTTTTTATGCTGGCATCTTCGCCTTGGCGCGAAAGCAGCCTGTGGGTTGAAGCATTCAGCCGCCGTTACGGGCGTGTGGCTTTGCTGGCGCGGAGCGCGCGCAAACGGCAGAGCGAGCTGCGCGGCGTATTGGTTCCGTTCGTCCCTGTCAGCGTGTCGTGGTACGGCAGTCAGGAACTCAAAACCCTTCACCGCGCCGAATGGGTCGGCGGTTGGCGGCAGCCGCAGGGCAGGGCGTTGTTTGGCGGATTGTATGTGAACGAGCTGGTTTTAAAACTGACCGCGCGCGAAGATCCCATGCCTGAGTTATACGATGCATTGGCTGAAGTGATGAAGGCAGTCTGCTGCGAGGCAGACCATGTTGCCGATTTGCGCCGCTTCGAGTGGAAGCTGCTGACGGCCTTAGGCGTCGCCCCCGATTTGCATACGGACGGAGAGGGCAGGGAAATCCAGTCATCCGCCAGATACTGTATCAGACCGGAAGAAGCAGTCATGCCCGTAGGCAGGGAATGCGTTTTGCCGTCTGAAACCGTCATTATTGCCGACGGGCAGAGCCTGATTGATTTGCAGACGGGCAGTTTCGGCAGTGCGCAAAGCCTTCAGGATGCCCTGAAAATCACACGGCTGCTGACAGGCAGCCTGCTTCCTGAAGGGGTGAAGTCGAGGCAGGTGTTGGAACAGATACGGCAGTTTGACCGTCGTGCAACATAG
- the pdxJ gene encoding pyridoxine 5'-phosphate synthase — MLLGVNIDHIATVRNARGTTYPSPVEAALVAETHGADLITMHLREDRRHIKDADVFAVKNAIRTRLNLEMALTEEMLENALKVMPEDVCIVPEKRQEITTEGGLDVLAQQEKIAEFTKILTDAGIRVSLFIDADNEQIQAARDVGAPVIELHTGAYADAHSHAEQIRQFERIQNGAHFASDLGLVVNAGHGLTIHNVTPIAQILAIRELNIGHSLISQALFLGLPEAVRQMKETMFRARMLP; from the coding sequence ATGCTTTTAGGTGTCAACATCGATCACATCGCCACCGTCCGCAATGCCCGCGGCACGACCTATCCCAGCCCTGTGGAAGCGGCATTGGTCGCGGAAACGCACGGTGCGGATTTGATTACCATGCACCTTCGCGAAGACCGCCGCCACATCAAAGACGCGGACGTGTTCGCCGTCAAAAACGCCATCCGCACGCGCCTGAACCTTGAAATGGCACTGACCGAAGAAATGTTGGAAAACGCGCTTAAAGTGATGCCGGAAGACGTGTGCATCGTGCCTGAAAAACGTCAGGAAATCACGACCGAAGGCGGTTTGGACGTATTGGCGCAACAGGAAAAAATTGCCGAGTTCACCAAAATCCTGACCGACGCAGGCATCCGAGTCTCGCTCTTTATCGATGCCGACAACGAGCAAATCCAAGCCGCCCGTGATGTCGGCGCACCCGTTATTGAGCTGCACACCGGCGCATACGCCGATGCACACAGCCACGCCGAACAAATCAGGCAGTTCGAGCGCATCCAAAATGGCGCGCATTTTGCTAGTGATTTGGGCTTGGTCGTCAATGCCGGACACGGACTGACCATACACAACGTTACCCCCATCGCCCAAATCCTCGCCATCCGCGAGCTGAACATCGGACATTCGCTGATTTCGCAGGCACTTTTCCTCGGATTGCCCGAGGCCGTGCGCCAGATGAAAGAAACCATGTTCCGTGCAAGAATGCTGCCGTAA
- the acpS gene encoding holo-ACP synthase, whose amino-acid sequence MIYGIGTDIVSLKRIVRLSKKFGQAFAERILTPEELLEFPQAGKPVNYLAKRFAAKEAFAKAVGTGIRGAVSFRNIGIGHDALGRPEFFYGPALSEWLEEQGISRVSLSMADEGDTVLAFAVAEK is encoded by the coding sequence ATGATTTACGGCATCGGCACAGATATTGTTTCCCTTAAACGCATCGTCCGCCTGAGCAAAAAGTTCGGACAGGCGTTTGCCGAGCGCATCCTCACCCCCGAAGAACTGCTTGAATTCCCTCAGGCGGGCAAACCCGTCAACTACCTTGCCAAACGCTTTGCCGCCAAAGAAGCCTTCGCCAAAGCCGTCGGTACGGGCATACGCGGCGCGGTTTCCTTCCGCAACATCGGCATCGGGCACGACGCATTGGGCAGGCCCGAATTTTTCTACGGCCCCGCCCTGTCCGAATGGCTGGAAGAACAAGGCATTAGCCGCGTCAGCCTGAGTATGGCGGACGAAGGCGATACCGTGTTGGCGTTTGCCGTTGCCGAAAAATAA
- a CDS encoding NUDIX domain-containing protein — translation MTQDTRPLIRVVAGILLDSDGNYLLSSRPEGKPYAGYWEFAGGKVEAGETDFQALQREFEEELGIRILAATPWLTKIHSYEHARVCLKFLWVNSDQWTGKLQSREGQAWSWQKAGDFTVAPMLPANGALLRSLSVPRRLYGSLKTGLHGENSMGAYRVLPLGSAEGSGANVLMEAAQWQDRPEYVGSVWMMVQTREQWRQAQEKGADVVVWRVGNAAQAAAVDEVLKHGVSVPLVVAADVQTASHCGGQWLAAGAHAVLADEKMGDGNG, via the coding sequence ATGACCCAAGACACCCGACCCCTTATCCGCGTCGTTGCCGGCATCCTGCTCGATTCAGACGGCAACTACCTGCTCAGCTCGCGCCCCGAAGGCAAGCCCTATGCCGGATATTGGGAATTTGCCGGTGGCAAGGTCGAAGCGGGCGAAACCGACTTCCAAGCCTTGCAACGCGAGTTTGAAGAAGAACTCGGTATCCGCATCCTCGCCGCCACGCCTTGGCTGACCAAAATCCATTCCTATGAACACGCCCGCGTCTGCCTGAAATTCCTATGGGTAAACTCCGACCAATGGACGGGCAAACTGCAATCGCGCGAAGGGCAGGCATGGTCTTGGCAGAAGGCGGGCGATTTTACCGTTGCCCCCATGCTGCCCGCCAACGGCGCGCTTTTGCGTTCGTTGTCCGTCCCGCGCCGTTTGTACGGCAGCCTGAAAACGGGTTTGCACGGGGAGAACAGTATGGGCGCGTACCGCGTCCTGCCTTTGGGTTCGGCAGAGGGAAGCGGTGCGAACGTTTTGATGGAGGCGGCGCAATGGCAGGACAGACCCGAATACGTCGGCAGCGTGTGGATGATGGTGCAGACCCGCGAACAATGGCGGCAGGCGCAGGAAAAGGGCGCAGATGTGGTCGTCTGGCGGGTCGGTAATGCCGCACAAGCCGCAGCGGTGGACGAAGTGTTGAAGCACGGCGTATCCGTGCCGCTGGTCGTTGCCGCCGACGTTCAGACGGCATCGCATTGCGGCGGGCAATGGCTGGCGGCGGGCGCACACGCCGTGTTGGCCGATGAAAAAATGGGGGACGGAAATGGCTAA
- a CDS encoding class I SAM-dependent RNA methyltransferase, whose amino-acid sequence MNTLYTLFATCPRGLETVLSQELGSLGCTDVQAFDGGVSCRGGLEQAYAANLHSRTASRILLRLTKGTYRNERDIYKLAKNINWFNWFTLQQTFKVKVEAKRANVKSIQFVGLTVKDAVCDAFRDIYDARPSVDKAAPDVRIYAFLDERNVEIFIDTSGEALFKRGYRLDTGEAPLRENLAAGLLLSAGYDGTQPFQDPFCGSGTIAVEAAWIATDRAPGMMRRFGFEKLQNFDKTLWADLLRRAEAQTRPVRAPISGSDNDRRIVQTALANARSAEVDDIVSFSVADAQSVRPNGENGIMVSNPPYGVRLEEVRALQALYPQLGTWLKKYYAGWLAAMFTGDREMPKFMRLSPKRKIPLYNGNLDCRLFLIDMVQGSNR is encoded by the coding sequence ATGAATACTTTATATACACTTTTCGCCACCTGCCCGCGTGGCTTGGAAACCGTTTTATCTCAAGAACTCGGAAGCCTCGGCTGTACCGATGTTCAAGCGTTTGACGGCGGCGTTTCCTGCCGGGGCGGATTGGAACAGGCCTACGCCGCCAACCTGCACTCGCGCACCGCCAGCCGTATCCTGCTGCGTCTGACCAAAGGCACATACCGCAATGAGCGGGACATCTACAAACTTGCCAAAAACATCAACTGGTTCAATTGGTTTACTTTACAGCAGACGTTCAAAGTTAAAGTCGAGGCAAAGCGTGCCAACGTTAAGAGCATCCAATTTGTCGGACTGACCGTCAAAGATGCCGTCTGCGATGCCTTCCGCGACATTTACGACGCACGTCCGAGCGTGGACAAAGCCGCGCCCGATGTCCGCATCTACGCCTTTTTGGATGAACGCAATGTCGAAATCTTCATCGACACTTCGGGCGAAGCCTTGTTCAAACGCGGCTACCGCCTGGATACCGGCGAAGCCCCGCTGCGCGAAAACCTTGCTGCCGGACTGCTGCTCTCGGCAGGTTACGACGGCACGCAGCCGTTTCAGGATCCGTTTTGCGGCAGCGGCACGATTGCCGTCGAGGCAGCTTGGATTGCCACAGACCGCGCACCGGGCATGATGCGCCGTTTCGGTTTTGAGAAACTGCAAAATTTCGATAAAACGCTGTGGGCGGATTTGCTCCGCCGCGCCGAAGCGCAAACCCGCCCCGTCCGCGCCCCGATTTCGGGCAGCGACAACGACCGCCGCATCGTTCAGACGGCATTGGCCAACGCACGCAGTGCCGAAGTGGACGACATCGTTTCCTTCAGCGTTGCCGACGCGCAATCCGTCCGACCGAACGGCGAAAACGGCATTATGGTGTCCAATCCGCCCTACGGCGTGCGCCTTGAGGAAGTCCGCGCTTTGCAGGCACTTTATCCGCAGTTGGGGACGTGGTTGAAGAAATATTACGCAGGCTGGTTGGCGGCAATGTTTACCGGAGATCGGGAAATGCCCAAATTCATGCGCCTGTCGCCCAAGCGGAAAATCCCGCTTTATAACGGCAACCTCGACTGCCGCCTGTTCCTGATTGATATGGTGCAGGGATCGAACCGTTGA